TTTCTCTTTTGGCTCTTGAACCATCATCCACCATCCATGACCtggagaatctacacagacgtctttaaaacattaatttaaagcatACTTTTAAATGGAAGCAATGGTGAGGCAATTTCAAATGCAACGTAATGAAATCATCAGACAGCCCTCATTAGGTCAGTGACGACTCACCTCATCTTTGTAAaccaacaacagcaacacacaataaaactcttCTTTGGATAAGCACGCTCAAGTGctcagtgttttcatgtttcttagGAAAATGATTCATGCAGAGGTTCTTATCTGACCTCAGTGTTTAGGCGTCGACAGAACATCTATAAAGGCTGCAAATAATTAGAAGCAGCACAGGATAAATGAAGAATGAGGCAGTTATTATTACGTAGCTGGGTTAGCTATAACTGAGGGGACATTAATTAGTTTCATGATGGATTGCATTGACACTTGAGCGTCTGCACACTATTCCAAGATCATGAGATGTTTGGCCCAACTTGAGCAACCCACAGAGTTTTGCATTTAATAGTGCAGCCTGCAGCAGATTGAGGATGTGACTTGAAACTGTGGTCTTCTTCACAAAGTCTGCGTGACCAAAGGTGAATGACCTGCAGGCCACTTTACACCGTAAACCTGGAAGCCTTGCTGTAAACTGCTTTTCTCCTCAAATGGCTGCTGCACTGCTGTGATTTTATGGAGCAGTTTTCAACCCTCAGACTTGACCTTCAGGTTCTCAATTTCTTTAGAACCCTTCAGAAACAAACCACCAGGCGAGCTCAAACCTTGTGCTCACATTAAGGTAGATGTGATAGTTTTGGATTAGACGTGAAATAATTTTAGCataccacaaaacaaaaaataatcctGACAAAAGTTTGTAACATTCATTTGACCCATTatgcacattttcttttaatttttaaggtttccttttgtttgaggctgttgaaatgttttataCGTTGTCCTTGATGGGTTTTTTGCGGTTTTTATCaatcattgtttttcatttttatggctCTATTACACGAGTGTATATTtagttgtgtttattgtgtatttgttgtaaaGCACTGTGCAATTTTGGTTTTGATAAATACTCACAAAAAAACTCAAGGAGGTGTAaaaggaataaaacaaaaacaaaacaaccccaaaaagatacaaagtggccacaaagaaacagaattgctcaaaagagatgcaaaataaccaatTTCAGACCCAATATCCCAAATAGGACAATCATCAATCATGATAAAGAAAAGCAAGATGTCCACAAGAGACACCagattgttgttattgttgctgctgtcagccgcaaaaagatacaaaatgaccaccaagacacagaatgactacaaagagaatCATCCACAATAATAGTTATCATTACTGTGTAATTTATATCTCGGTTTTTATCATAATATGTAATATCAATTAACATGAAACCCAGCAATAGCTGTCTGCGTTTATTGTTGAAATAATTAATGATATATTTTATTCCTAATCCATTATAACCTCTTGCAGAACACCTTTGATCCGACTgataaaaaagtaatttaaaaccattaaaaaggGGAAAAGAGTAAGAATTATTCTTTTCTTACTCTGAGTGGTAACTGCATATTTTACAGCCTGTATCCAAACGTCCTTTTGCTCTAAAACACTGAATGACTGTTGGTAGGATTCAATGtcagaaaaacactgatatATATGATACTaataatttaaattcatttctttatttcagcCCATTGTGTCTACCAGAGAACAAATATTAAAATTgtacacaaagaaaagaagagactGAGGGTTGTCCCTCTGGCCATCAGACTGTACAACTCATCATGAGTGGTCAGAGGGGGTCTCAGTCACTCCTTGTAGTTTAAGTGCAGCTGCCTTCAAGTCAACACTCAGGGGAAAAACATCCTTTGTAAATGCTGCGTTGCCGACGTCATTGGTGTGCGACAGGCCTCTGCGTATAGTAAAGTGCAGTTCTGCAGTCGGATGCTGGAGATGGTGAGTCGCTGCTGAGGGCCGAGCTATCGAAGTCTTTGAACAATAACTTACTGACTTGATTGCCGCTGTTAAAGTCTTTCAGCTCGTTTTCCCCCCTGAGCGACAGAGTGTGTTAGAAAACGTCTCCGACCGACGGCCATTGTTAGCTTAAAAGATATCGAGCTAATGTTGACGAGCGGGTTCAGGCCCAGCCAGGAGTTCACTACATTGTTTTTGTCTGCGACGCCACTTAGGCAGCTGAAAGAGCAGATGTAATTAGTGACACTCGCTGCTCACACACTACAGCACCAAGACCCTCACATTCAAACCCATTTCTTTAGAATTGTTGGCAGTTTTCCGCAGCACACCAGTCGTCAGCTTAGCGTATAAACGTTAGCTAACTGGTTTACAGCTAGCtaactgcatttaaataatGACTTCCAGGAGGACAGGCTATGCTGGTAGCATGGATTCCTCTCCGTCAAATAGTGGCAGCGGTTCAGTCCACACTGGAAACCGTAAACAAAGTATAATAAACATTCCCGACAGGACCGGTGCAGAGTCCTGTTCGATCGCAAAGCAGACAAGGGAGGATACGGAGCCTCGCAAGGAAGCATGACCGTCACGTCTCTGAAATCACGGCTCGCTCCGACCATCCAGACTGCCATGTCCGCTGCAGTGGACACGCTGCTCGGCGAAGTGGTGCTTGTTCTCAATGAGACCCAGCAGGAGCTTTTGCACAAGGAGCAGGAGAATGAAAGACTCAAAGTGCGTCTGGAGGTGTCAGAGAGGGAGCTGAAGACTCTGCAGGAGTGTCTGTGTAGCGCTCAGAAGCTCATAGATCAGCTGCAGATCTCATACACTGGACCTCAGAGTATCAGCCAGTCAGTTTTTGCCCCTTCACTGTCCTCAATGGCTTCGATGACCTCAGGCTTGGAGCGAGACCACCAGAACGCCAGAAATGTGAACGGAGCAGGTGTAGACTTAGGTCTTGGTGGTTCTGTGGAGGATTCGCTTCACGGGTTTGAACCAAGAGACGACTACAAAATGTGCCAGCTTTCAATCCAGCCAGATGGTTCTGTGACGAACCACGCTATGGACTTTGCATCCAACACGTCTCATATGTGCTCTGATTCCAGCAGACCAGGTAAATATCCATTGTGTGTAtagtctgtgtttctttttgtaaaaGCTTACAATTCACTGAATAGATTGACATGCTGTACTGTATGCTTCTATGTTAACTATCTCTTATATGTTTCATTTGTCTTTAGATGACAGGCAGTCTCAAGGACCAGGTGGAGTGTCCAGATTTGAGATCAAAGAGGAGCAGGGACCAGCATCAGGCTCCGGGCAGCAAAACAGGAAGGATTCTGGGTTGCGTAATGACAACAGAGGTGATGATGGAGACCTAGGCTTCAGTCAAGTTGGAGGGGAGGGAGGCTCCCAACGTTCCTTTACTCACCCACTGCGTCATCAAAGACCCAATGCTTTGCAGCAGAGTGGACTCGATGGACAGAAATCGCTGGCAAGGACTCCTGGAGCTGGGAGAGGAGACAGTGTTTCAccaggcagagcagaggactcGGCAGGACCTTCGGCCTCTGACACAGCAGTGGAGCCCTCTGGAGATCGTCCTCACCACTGCTTGGAGTGCGGAAAGACCTTCCGTCTGATCTCCAGCCTGAAGAAGCACATCCGCATCCACACTGGAGAGAAGCCGTACCCGTGCGGAGTCTGTGGCCGTCGCTTCCGCGAGTCCGGTGCGCTTAAAACTCACCTGCGTATACACACAGGCGAGAAGCCGTACTCTTGCTCCGAGTGTGGAAACTGCTTCCGCCACTTGGACGGTTTGCGCAAACACCGGCGCACGCACACTGGAGAGAAACCCTACGTGTGTGCCATCTGTGGGAAGCGACTGAGCCGCCTGCAGCACCTCAAACACCACCAGCTCATCCACACCGGAGAGAGACCGTGCTGCTGCCCCTTCTGCAACCGCAGCTTCAAAGAGCCCGCGGCGCTGCGGAAGCACATCCGTACGCACCGGGAGGAGGGCGGCCACATGGGGATCGGCGCCAGTGATGACACGGACCCAGACGCCATGGATGACATTAATAACCTCCATCCTGCAGCTCCGTCTCCTCAGATGAGGTTCGGGGAGTGGGGGGCTGAGGAGGATGACAGCTCAGTTGTGGACTGCGTGTAGAGGATGATTAAGGAAGTGTTGactgctggtgttttttttttaccacaaaacATACTCGGGGTGAAAAACATGGAACCAGGTGTTTGTGTAGTTTGTCAACATGATGGGTGATTGTCCCATGCTGTTAGAATGAAGAACCAGGCTACATATAACACTAGCCATGGAGCTTTAGTTTTTATCTGGCATTGTCATCTTTTACACTCTTAGCTgtaaaaagactttttttttttttaaatatccacTGTACATTCTTCAGCAACGGGTATTTCCTAGCTGAGAAGttcaagcagcagcagta
This genomic stretch from Acanthochromis polyacanthus isolate Apoly-LR-REF ecotype Palm Island chromosome 17, KAUST_Apoly_ChrSc, whole genome shotgun sequence harbors:
- the si:ch1073-224n8.1 gene encoding zinc finger protein 16, with amino-acid sequence MTVTSLKSRLAPTIQTAMSAAVDTLLGEVVLVLNETQQELLHKEQENERLKVRLEVSERELKTLQECLCSAQKLIDQLQISYTGPQSISQSVFAPSLSSMASMTSGLERDHQNARNVNGAGVDLGLGGSVEDSLHGFEPRDDYKMCQLSIQPDGSVTNHAMDFASNTSHMCSDSSRPDDRQSQGPGGVSRFEIKEEQGPASGSGQQNRKDSGLRNDNRGDDGDLGFSQVGGEGGSQRSFTHPLRHQRPNALQQSGLDGQKSLARTPGAGRGDSVSPGRAEDSAGPSASDTAVEPSGDRPHHCLECGKTFRLISSLKKHIRIHTGEKPYPCGVCGRRFRESGALKTHLRIHTGEKPYSCSECGNCFRHLDGLRKHRRTHTGEKPYVCAICGKRLSRLQHLKHHQLIHTGERPCCCPFCNRSFKEPAALRKHIRTHREEGGHMGIGASDDTDPDAMDDINNLHPAAPSPQMRFGEWGAEEDDSSVVDCV